The genomic interval ACAATTTTAGGACTTGGCAAAGTGACAAAACCCAACCATACTTTCTTACCATGGATGGAAGTGTTAGTTTTCCATTGCCTTCCTCATCAAATGCTGGCAAAATTTGCACATCCCGCACTTGACTGTGTTGCTGCAGTTCCTTACATATTTCATTTTGCTCTTCCATTCCTGTTCATCTTATTCAAAATTGTAAGCAATCATAGCATTCGTGGAGTGTTTCCGTTTCTTTGGTGTGCAGGATGGGTGAATCTCGTCGCAACCATCATACAGTTCCTCTTCCCAACAGCACCACCTTGGTATGTGGACTCAGTTGTTTTTAGTCCCATGGGAGATGTTCTCAAAGCAGGAGCTAATGAAGCAGGATTTCACAGACTTGATGCGGCATTAGGTGTTCCATTCTTTCACGGACTTTATGCAGCTTCTCCATTGCCATTTGGAGCATTTCCTTCACTGCACGTGGCATGGCCAGCAGTGATATTAGTTAGTGGACCCTGGATAAATGAAAAGTTTGCAATGTTTCATGTTGTGTGGATCACATGGGCTGCTCTGTATTCAAATCACCACTATGGTGTGGATGCCGTGGGGggaatttttttggtgtttttggTCAATTTTATGATGCGTAAGGTGTGGTGTCCGTTTCCTcttgaaaatggaaagaaacCCTCCTGCCATTTTTGTAGAAGCATATCACCACCTTTATTACAAGTTTAGCAATTTATAGATTTGGTGTCTATTTTTTAggttaattttcaaatttagaCAAACTGAGAATTTGACATTTTAGCTGGTGCTTTCTCAGCCTTTTggtttattttaactttttttaaaccttgattttgtttttatttaccaCAACCAACACAgctaaaacttaaaaattactttgttgttattttgcaagGGGATTCAATTCATTCATATGAGGATTAATTTTGAGTGAAGAATTTCTCAGTTTGTGTGTgttgaaaattgcaaaattatgaaaaaaaatatatcttagaGAGAGTGAAATAATATTAGTaggaaattttataaatttcgGGCTTAAATTACTGATTGTTATGATCAATACTGAAGGTCTAGTTTGTTGATGATGAATATTCCCTGAGGTGTGAATTGTGATGTGTTTATGAAAATTGACTGGAGAATTGGTGTAGACAAATATGAGGTTCTGTCTTAAAGTAGTTTTTTCTACATGATGCACAAGAGCTAAATAATTAAAGAGAAATAAGTTTCTCAATATCTTGATGCTTCAACATGTGAACAACCACATAAATGGTTTGATAGTTAACTTTCCtacgttttcattttttaaaatttttgttcataGTGTTGATGTAGTAGAAGCCAGGTGGAATAattagattttttatttcaatctttctgtttttgtttttgttatggtTTACAcaattattgctttgtttttcaatgaCCACATTGTTTGTTGGTCCttaatataaaatatttcagtttgaGTATAGTTATATCCTGAATAGTGAATTCACTTTACTCTCCattatcagtatgcatattcccaTTATCATCCTCCACACATTCTCTATATTACTAtctaggagaatttgttgaacaatcaagagctcttgcTCTCATTCTGAGGTTTTTAGAGGGTTGCTAGTAACTTGATAGTACAGAAT from Pocillopora verrucosa isolate sample1 chromosome 14, ASM3666991v2, whole genome shotgun sequence carries:
- the LOC131779718 gene encoding LOW QUALITY PROTEIN: uncharacterized protein (The sequence of the model RefSeq protein was modified relative to this genomic sequence to represent the inferred CDS: inserted 1 base in 1 codon); protein product: MTTRSGKHFRGDKNVMIHDKTGRILISWNRFARSLKEAFEIYWETKQAEVTSWFEELPRKIKXIPFKDTLLAAIPFLSYLLVYSNYSLLRTILGLGKVTKPNHTFLPWMEVLVFHCLPHQMLAKFAHPALDCVAAVPYIFHFALPFLFILFKIVSNHSIRGVFPFLWCAGWVNLVATIIQFLFPTAPPWYVDSVVFSPMGDVLKAGANEAGFHRLDAALGVPFFHGLYAASPLPFGAFPSLHVAWPAVILVSGPWINEKFAMFHVVWITWAALYSNHHYGVDAVGGIFLVFLVNFMMRKVWCPFPLENGKKPSCHFCRSISPPLLQV